One Nodosilinea sp. FACHB-141 DNA segment encodes these proteins:
- a CDS encoding aminoglycoside phosphotransferase family protein: MLPKDFGRLAKTPDAEVFIDDVLVRRLLHDQHPDLAHLDIVLVDSGWDNAMFRLGDCLAVRLPRRQIAAALVEHEQTWLPRLAAQLSIAVPTPYRLGVPALGYPWRWSVLPWLSGRPADLEPPHPRQASRFGKFLRALHTPAPTNAPKNPFRGVPLKERAAAIAERLARLETKTDLITPTLKVLWQSALNAPIDTPPSWLHGDLHPRNILVENGVLTGIIDWGDITSGDRATDLAAVWMLFEDGMARRRAIAAYGPVSKATLRRALGWAIFFGVVLLDTGLVEHPRHAAIGEKTLRRIAEAGDSGI, translated from the coding sequence ATGCTGCCAAAAGATTTTGGGCGTTTAGCTAAAACACCAGACGCTGAAGTCTTCATCGACGACGTTCTCGTTCGACGGTTGCTGCACGACCAGCATCCCGATTTGGCGCACCTAGACATTGTGCTAGTTGATTCAGGTTGGGATAATGCCATGTTTCGCCTGGGCGATTGCCTCGCGGTCCGCCTTCCCCGCCGCCAGATCGCCGCTGCCCTGGTCGAGCATGAGCAGACTTGGCTGCCGCGCCTTGCCGCTCAACTGTCGATCGCCGTTCCTACGCCCTATCGCTTGGGCGTTCCGGCCCTCGGCTATCCCTGGCGGTGGAGCGTCTTGCCCTGGCTCAGCGGTCGTCCTGCCGATCTAGAACCGCCTCATCCAAGGCAGGCAAGTCGCTTTGGTAAATTTCTGCGGGCTCTCCATACCCCTGCACCAACCAATGCCCCTAAGAATCCCTTTCGCGGCGTGCCGTTGAAAGAACGAGCGGCAGCGATCGCTGAGCGTCTAGCCCGCTTGGAAACCAAAACCGACCTGATCACGCCCACCCTCAAAGTTCTGTGGCAGTCAGCCTTGAATGCGCCGATCGATACCCCACCCAGTTGGCTCCACGGCGATCTTCACCCCCGCAACATCCTGGTTGAAAACGGTGTGCTGACCGGCATCATCGACTGGGGCGACATCACCTCGGGCGATCGCGCTACCGACCTAGCGGCGGTGTGGATGCTGTTTGAGGATGGGATGGCCCGGCGAAGGGCGATCGCCGCCTATGGTCCCGTTTCTAAGGCCACCCTACGGCGAGCCCTAGGATGGGCGATTTTCTTTGGTGTGGTGCTGCTGGATACTGGGCTGGTCGAGCATCCTAGGCATGCGGCGATCGGTGAGAAAACACTGCGACGAATTGCCGAGGCTGGAGACAGCGGAATTTAG